A genomic region of Luteolibacter sp. Y139 contains the following coding sequences:
- a CDS encoding nSTAND1 domain-containing NTPase, which produces MQTLTLFVSSPGDVRDERQAVGRIVERLQARYWNFIRLEPVLWEKEPLRATAHFNEELIRPSDCDLFVCILWSRLGSPLPSQFNRKDGTRFDSGTEWELEEATDAFEERAAKKDAKAKPDILVYRRMSEPPGGGDEGAKKEQKKKLDAFCERFFFNKDKTIRRAFSPYESVDEFMALFEQHLEKLLLRHIRLQSGLSEDAVRPLPLEGSPFKGLGTFDFEDAPLFFGRNRPIAEALAKLKENHAAGHAFLLIYGGSGYGKSSLMRAGLAPRLTADGYLPEVGEWCGTCMLPVEGDSPPLETLARAIVEAVPDLGKLRDSSGKGATPPPAPASKKNRRGKQPQPVAKAAEPVWDSARLARMFAKPEDLIFAVAAIVAGLDRVRAGKPAHLLILIDQLEEIFTASDVTTEMRDAYFHVLAALAMSRRVWVVATMRSEFFPRVPEHRDLFQLVRHGGGYILSPPDLPELHQIIRYPALAAGLQFERHPENGRDLSEQIYQDAADAHDALPLLEFTLEELYQRRRENVLAWAAYDELGGLAGAIARRAQETYDALPAETRREAAKQIFGELVTLDAANEGPATRRRAKLAELREVHPGAPAFLNAFIEAKLLVTGSEHDTATVTLAHEALITHWPVLKQWIEDHRDLLLARRRLEDATRLWTDGNRSPRFFLTEGRLAEAERVAVSGVFRLSSDENELVRLSRLRARRKLRLFQGATAVFAVLAVAAGVLGVIARNKQHDAEIAEGKAKTATAATKRSLAAADFDSGASRVASGSPDEALPFLLASLESDPKNLDAQALLLETLRHTAWNFPELAIKHPLPVRMLSFGNDRDTLFAATDSSSSGEGFNTTLRWDLTKLSVSSMLAPHWGEITLTLSVAPGGKHLIIQRAYKFLEDAFLCDAETMKVIARLPVTRARTIPATCLAWSTNGALLAYPANPAPGSPAASSYVWRIIAANSGQTVRESEPLLPTAAAPVAAQLDGTRLRAIAADGALLEVPIQPNAESRHAKVESPFDFAVFSPDGGLLLAAIPQENRDESHLEVIEFREENGQLESSSRYLKAEDTWASPTALAERFPWANWESPFWQKIFAEPDKTAPPLRITGSLLESSTLNAARTPIRAESQIESVATSGSRVAVGTASGMLTVHEFLEPLGHRLPAAKETPEKESEGGWRTVSENRLSALQSRGRDWRLKAKDGDHITPLETYSGWMQTCDVAVPADNAFVVQAGYSAGSGGYSYSGMVVSDATTGEILTDLEPVSEIGSVSFLGDRHRVAALGSMEVTIADVEKSGFHHVATLPVVAAHALHYIAGRELLAVATADSVRVFDARDFSPVFTLPIAQGATLEGSNWVDGTPVSTWADDPAREWLAYRAGRQLDVWSLSSGRRLVSGLVLPSENVTPGFAEKDGIAGLSFTGAIEAFVPLARTGGLDDSQLATLRELSECLAGMRFADGSRALAAIPAETRHERVQSIDASTAESLLPGAKDLIARLATLAPRSSAPAAWVPVWDRLTLGSDENQRIARWASDLGTDHPWFGGFIHGLIGKSDEQFFTWLRAEPTTDQEKDTEGPLPQDDDIGHLHRIAGDPAETAELKQAAWLVLRTANAGAALTEKATREDFPDLDFEALAKLEPTALEALRKELDEGEQSNWRIKLIDELGKRPAAVALLDARIAATLAAWEAAPTPSSAIDHAEALAFRGEVAKAAEFLTGKIPDDTVFTLPQAHFLIASRLATTCQAAVEKSLDALDSSWLHAAWVDSPAGGPLASRVERTMTAVDGQGRAAIAALHAALHANDPASIAIALRLAKDLPLAIRDYAGARVLWAEGKKAEVFALWPGELPDFGELEEASDWGGWEAVMSWQETNAFVDELEQMAATLKAAPEASIEDLRALGEKLLAKETTATFGAKRVRDALVTCALGLADDAKSSELITKMVDRARLAGASHQDCLRIEARSFMAQGQFTAAYGRWLQLIDNDKSEISSNDYLYAARCVLEDMQDAAALELLNRGKDRFPTDAGFALDASWLLLTTSHPEDAGVMLEHGFKIPFPDEQKQTATAMLLCAAEQTGRADRADEAFKELLTLSPEWGEVKSLNTLDWPDLLKQTLIAVAKRNGAVETAEPEKTEPEKAVPEKPAPKKGAPEKAKPKKAKSK; this is translated from the coding sequence ATGCAGACCCTCACGCTCTTTGTCAGTTCCCCCGGCGACGTTCGCGACGAACGCCAAGCCGTGGGGAGAATCGTGGAGCGATTGCAGGCGCGCTACTGGAACTTCATCCGGCTGGAGCCGGTGCTGTGGGAAAAGGAGCCGCTGCGGGCGACCGCGCATTTCAATGAGGAGCTGATCCGCCCGTCGGATTGCGACCTGTTCGTCTGCATCCTGTGGTCCCGCCTCGGCTCGCCTCTGCCCTCGCAATTCAACCGCAAGGACGGCACGCGCTTCGACTCCGGCACCGAGTGGGAGCTGGAGGAAGCCACCGACGCCTTCGAGGAACGCGCGGCGAAAAAGGACGCCAAGGCCAAGCCGGACATCCTGGTCTATCGCCGGATGAGCGAGCCGCCGGGTGGTGGGGACGAGGGCGCGAAGAAGGAGCAGAAGAAGAAGCTGGATGCCTTTTGCGAGCGGTTCTTCTTCAACAAGGACAAGACCATCCGCCGTGCCTTCTCGCCGTATGAGTCGGTGGACGAGTTCATGGCGCTGTTCGAGCAGCACCTGGAGAAGCTGCTGCTGCGCCACATCCGGCTGCAAAGCGGGCTTTCGGAGGATGCGGTGCGGCCGCTGCCTTTGGAGGGCTCGCCGTTCAAGGGACTGGGCACCTTCGACTTTGAAGACGCGCCACTGTTCTTCGGCCGCAATCGTCCGATCGCCGAGGCCTTGGCGAAGCTGAAGGAGAACCACGCCGCGGGCCATGCCTTCCTGCTGATCTATGGCGGCTCGGGCTACGGCAAGTCCTCGCTGATGCGCGCCGGCCTCGCACCACGCCTTACCGCCGATGGCTACTTGCCAGAGGTTGGCGAGTGGTGCGGCACCTGCATGCTGCCTGTGGAAGGCGATTCTCCGCCGCTCGAAACCCTGGCCCGCGCCATCGTCGAGGCCGTGCCGGATCTCGGGAAGCTGCGTGATTCTTCCGGGAAGGGAGCGACTCCTCCGCCCGCCCCTGCTTCAAAGAAGAACCGCCGGGGCAAGCAGCCGCAGCCGGTCGCGAAAGCGGCCGAACCAGTGTGGGACTCGGCGCGGCTGGCGCGCATGTTCGCCAAGCCGGAGGACCTGATCTTCGCCGTTGCCGCCATCGTCGCAGGACTGGATCGCGTTCGGGCGGGCAAGCCGGCCCACCTGCTGATCCTCATCGACCAGCTTGAGGAAATCTTCACCGCCAGCGACGTGACGACGGAGATGCGCGACGCGTATTTCCATGTGCTCGCCGCCCTCGCGATGTCGCGCCGCGTCTGGGTGGTGGCCACGATGCGCAGCGAGTTCTTCCCGCGCGTGCCGGAGCATCGCGACCTGTTCCAGCTCGTGCGCCACGGTGGCGGCTACATCCTCAGCCCGCCTGACCTGCCGGAGCTGCACCAGATCATCCGCTACCCGGCACTCGCCGCGGGATTGCAGTTCGAGCGGCATCCGGAAAACGGCCGCGATCTTTCCGAACAGATCTATCAGGACGCCGCGGATGCCCATGATGCGCTGCCTCTGTTAGAGTTCACCTTGGAGGAGCTCTATCAGCGACGCCGCGAGAATGTACTGGCGTGGGCTGCCTATGATGAACTCGGCGGTCTCGCCGGAGCCATCGCCCGTCGTGCCCAGGAAACCTACGACGCCCTGCCGGCTGAGACCCGCCGCGAAGCTGCCAAGCAGATCTTCGGCGAACTCGTCACGCTTGATGCCGCCAACGAAGGGCCGGCCACTCGCCGCCGCGCCAAGCTCGCGGAACTCCGCGAAGTTCATCCCGGCGCGCCCGCGTTCCTCAATGCCTTCATCGAGGCCAAGCTGCTGGTCACCGGCAGCGAGCACGACACCGCCACGGTCACGCTCGCGCATGAGGCGCTGATCACGCACTGGCCGGTGCTCAAGCAGTGGATCGAGGACCACCGCGACCTCCTGCTCGCCCGCCGGCGGCTGGAAGACGCCACCCGGCTGTGGACCGATGGCAATCGCTCCCCGCGCTTCTTCCTAACAGAAGGCCGCCTCGCCGAAGCCGAGCGCGTCGCCGTCAGCGGCGTCTTCCGCTTGAGTTCGGACGAAAACGAGCTCGTCCGGCTTTCGCGCCTGCGCGCCCGGCGGAAACTGCGGCTCTTCCAAGGAGCCACCGCCGTCTTCGCCGTGCTTGCCGTGGCCGCCGGTGTCCTCGGTGTGATCGCCCGCAACAAGCAGCACGATGCCGAGATCGCCGAGGGCAAGGCCAAGACCGCCACGGCCGCAACCAAGCGCTCGCTCGCCGCCGCCGACTTCGACTCGGGAGCCTCCCGTGTCGCCTCCGGTTCTCCGGATGAAGCGCTGCCTTTCCTGCTCGCCTCGCTGGAAAGCGATCCGAAGAACCTCGATGCCCAGGCACTCCTGTTAGAAACCCTGCGTCACACCGCGTGGAATTTCCCCGAGCTCGCGATCAAGCATCCGCTGCCGGTACGCATGCTGTCCTTCGGCAACGACCGCGACACGCTCTTCGCCGCCACCGACTCCAGCTCCAGCGGCGAGGGATTCAATACCACGCTGCGCTGGGACCTGACAAAACTCTCGGTCTCCTCGATGCTGGCCCCGCATTGGGGCGAGATAACCCTGACCCTCTCGGTCGCACCCGGCGGCAAGCACCTGATCATCCAGCGCGCCTACAAGTTCCTCGAAGACGCCTTCCTCTGTGACGCGGAGACGATGAAGGTGATCGCACGCCTGCCGGTCACCAGAGCTCGCACGATCCCTGCCACGTGCCTCGCGTGGTCGACCAATGGGGCGTTGCTCGCGTATCCGGCCAACCCGGCTCCCGGCAGTCCTGCCGCCTCGAGCTACGTCTGGCGCATCATCGCTGCCAACAGCGGCCAGACCGTGCGGGAGTCCGAACCGCTGCTGCCCACCGCCGCCGCGCCCGTCGCCGCCCAGCTCGACGGTACCCGGCTGCGGGCAATCGCCGCGGATGGAGCCCTCCTCGAAGTGCCCATCCAGCCGAACGCCGAATCACGCCATGCAAAGGTCGAGTCGCCCTTCGATTTCGCGGTGTTCAGCCCCGATGGCGGCCTGCTGCTTGCGGCCATCCCTCAGGAAAATCGCGACGAATCCCATCTGGAAGTCATCGAGTTCCGCGAGGAAAACGGGCAGCTCGAAAGCAGCTCCCGCTACCTGAAGGCGGAAGACACCTGGGCCTCCCCCACCGCCCTCGCGGAACGCTTCCCGTGGGCGAATTGGGAGTCGCCTTTCTGGCAGAAAATCTTCGCCGAACCCGACAAGACCGCGCCGCCGCTGCGGATCACCGGCTCGCTGCTGGAAAGCAGCACGCTCAATGCGGCTCGCACGCCGATCCGGGCTGAATCCCAGATCGAATCCGTGGCGACTTCCGGCAGCCGCGTGGCCGTGGGCACCGCCTCCGGTATGCTGACGGTCCACGAGTTTCTGGAACCGCTGGGCCATCGACTTCCAGCCGCGAAGGAAACCCCGGAGAAAGAAAGCGAAGGCGGCTGGAGAACCGTCAGTGAAAATCGCCTATCCGCGCTCCAAAGCCGCGGTCGCGATTGGCGGCTGAAGGCGAAGGACGGCGATCACATCACACCGCTCGAGACCTACTCCGGCTGGATGCAAACCTGTGACGTCGCGGTACCGGCCGACAACGCTTTCGTCGTTCAGGCGGGCTACAGCGCGGGCTCGGGAGGCTATTCCTACTCGGGCATGGTGGTGTCGGACGCGACGACCGGCGAAATCCTCACGGACCTGGAACCGGTCTCCGAGATTGGTTCGGTGAGCTTCCTCGGCGACCGCCATCGCGTGGCCGCGCTCGGCTCGATGGAGGTGACCATCGCGGACGTGGAGAAAAGCGGCTTCCATCATGTGGCGACGCTGCCGGTGGTGGCGGCCCATGCGCTGCACTACATCGCCGGCCGAGAACTGCTGGCGGTGGCGACGGCGGATTCGGTGCGGGTCTTCGATGCGCGTGATTTTTCACCGGTGTTCACCCTGCCCATCGCCCAAGGAGCCACCTTGGAAGGCTCCAATTGGGTCGATGGCACTCCCGTCTCCACTTGGGCGGATGACCCCGCGCGCGAGTGGCTCGCCTACCGCGCTGGCCGCCAGCTCGATGTCTGGTCGCTCAGCTCCGGCCGACGGCTGGTGAGTGGCCTGGTCTTGCCCTCGGAAAACGTGACCCCGGGCTTCGCGGAAAAGGATGGCATCGCCGGGCTTTCCTTCACTGGCGCGATCGAGGCGTTTGTGCCGCTCGCGCGCACGGGCGGGCTGGACGACTCACAGCTCGCCACCTTGCGCGAACTTTCCGAATGTCTCGCCGGCATGCGCTTCGCCGATGGATCGCGCGCCCTTGCCGCGATCCCTGCGGAAACCCGCCACGAACGGGTGCAGTCGATCGATGCCAGCACTGCGGAGTCGCTGCTGCCGGGCGCGAAGGATCTGATCGCCAGGCTGGCGACGCTCGCGCCACGCAGCAGCGCCCCGGCGGCATGGGTGCCGGTCTGGGACCGGCTCACGCTCGGCAGCGATGAAAACCAGCGCATTGCCCGCTGGGCTTCAGACCTTGGCACGGATCACCCGTGGTTCGGCGGCTTTATCCATGGCCTGATCGGAAAGTCCGACGAACAATTCTTCACGTGGCTGCGCGCCGAACCGACGACGGATCAAGAAAAGGACACCGAGGGCCCCTTGCCGCAGGACGACGATATCGGCCACCTGCACCGGATCGCCGGCGATCCGGCGGAAACCGCCGAGTTGAAGCAGGCCGCGTGGCTCGTCCTCCGCACCGCCAATGCCGGCGCGGCCCTGACCGAGAAGGCCACCCGCGAGGACTTCCCTGACCTCGACTTCGAGGCGCTGGCAAAGCTGGAGCCCACCGCTCTCGAAGCGCTTCGCAAGGAGCTCGACGAAGGCGAGCAGAGCAACTGGCGGATCAAGCTGATCGACGAGCTCGGCAAGCGCCCCGCTGCCGTGGCCCTGCTGGATGCCCGCATCGCCGCCACCTTGGCAGCGTGGGAAGCCGCGCCCACGCCTTCCAGTGCCATCGATCACGCCGAAGCGCTCGCCTTCCGCGGCGAGGTCGCCAAGGCCGCCGAATTCCTTACCGGCAAGATTCCGGACGATACCGTCTTCACGCTTCCGCAAGCCCACTTCCTCATCGCCTCCCGCCTTGCCACGACCTGCCAAGCAGCGGTGGAAAAATCGCTCGATGCGCTCGACTCGTCATGGCTGCACGCCGCGTGGGTCGACTCGCCTGCCGGGGGGCCCTTGGCCAGCCGGGTGGAACGCACGATGACCGCCGTGGACGGCCAGGGCCGCGCCGCCATCGCCGCCCTCCACGCGGCCTTGCACGCCAACGACCCCGCCTCCATCGCCATCGCCCTGCGCTTGGCCAAGGACTTGCCACTGGCGATCCGCGACTACGCCGGCGCGCGCGTCTTGTGGGCGGAGGGAAAGAAGGCCGAGGTGTTCGCGCTGTGGCCCGGCGAGTTGCCCGACTTCGGCGAGCTGGAAGAGGCGAGTGACTGGGGCGGCTGGGAAGCCGTCATGTCCTGGCAAGAGACCAACGCATTCGTCGACGAGCTGGAGCAGATGGCCGCCACCCTCAAGGCAGCGCCCGAAGCCAGCATCGAGGACCTGCGAGCCCTCGGCGAAAAACTGCTGGCGAAAGAGACCACCGCCACCTTCGGCGCAAAGCGCGTCCGAGACGCGCTCGTCACCTGCGCCCTCGGCCTCGCTGACGATGCCAAGTCATCGGAACTCATCACCAAGATGGTCGACCGGGCCCGCCTCGCCGGCGCATCCCATCAGGACTGCCTGCGGATCGAAGCCCGCTCTTTCATGGCGCAGGGCCAGTTTACCGCAGCCTACGGGCGGTGGCTCCAGCTCATCGACAACGACAAGAGCGAGATCTCGTCGAACGACTACCTCTACGCCGCCAGATGCGTGCTGGAGGACATGCAGGACGCCGCGGCGCTGGAGCTGCTGAATCGCGGCAAGGACCGCTTCCCCACCGATGCTGGCTTTGCCTTGGACGCCTCCTGGCTGCTCCTGACCACCTCTCATCCGGAGGACGCCGGAGTGATGCTCGAGCACGGCTTCAAGATCCCCTTCCCGGACGAACAGAAGCAAACGGCCACCGCCATGCTCCTGTGCGCCGCAGAACAAACCGGACGCGCGGACCGTGCCGACGAAGCCTTCAAGGAACTGCTCACCCTGAGCCCGGAGTGGGGTGAAGTGAAGAGCCTGAACACCCTCGATTGGCCTGACCTGCTGAAGCAGACCCTGATCGCCGTGGCGAAGCGGAATGGCGCGGTAGAAACCGCAGAACCGGAAAAGACCGAGCCGGAGAAAGCAGTGCCAGAGAAGCCGGCACCGAAGAAGGGAGCGCCGGAAAAGGCGAAACCGAAGAAAGCTAAGTCCAAGTAA
- a CDS encoding ThuA domain-containing protein — translation MSIFKSIVTASVVSLACSGTVFAAGKHLTVLIVTGQNNHDWVRSTPIIERLLEETDRFDVSVSTSPSKDSPDDAWNDWAPQFKNYDVVLSDYNGKMWPDPVKRDFVSYVSGGGHVVLVHAANNAFGGWSEFEEMTGLLWRGPDGGDRLYLDEKEQLVRQPKGEGPGGGHGAGHPYAITTRDDQNPIFKDLPKVWMHVSDELYHAQRGPAKDVHILATAFSSKESGGTGVHEPMVWWIPYGKGKVITLVPGHLGTNDKYPTTYDCTGFRTVLQRSVEWVATDKVTIPRPKNFPDADKTSVVPEAVK, via the coding sequence ATGAGCATCTTTAAATCCATCGTCACCGCGTCCGTTGTCTCGCTCGCTTGCTCCGGCACCGTCTTCGCCGCTGGCAAACACCTCACTGTCCTGATCGTCACCGGGCAGAACAACCATGACTGGGTTCGCAGCACGCCGATCATCGAACGCCTGCTGGAAGAAACCGACCGCTTCGATGTCAGCGTGAGCACCAGTCCGTCCAAGGACTCTCCAGACGACGCTTGGAATGATTGGGCGCCGCAGTTCAAGAACTACGACGTGGTCCTGAGCGACTACAATGGCAAGATGTGGCCTGATCCCGTGAAGCGGGACTTCGTCAGCTATGTGAGCGGCGGCGGGCACGTGGTGCTCGTCCATGCGGCGAACAATGCCTTCGGCGGCTGGTCGGAATTCGAAGAAATGACCGGCCTCCTTTGGCGCGGACCCGACGGAGGCGACCGTCTCTATCTCGACGAGAAAGAGCAACTCGTCCGCCAGCCGAAAGGCGAAGGGCCCGGCGGCGGCCACGGCGCGGGGCACCCCTACGCCATCACCACCCGCGACGATCAGAATCCCATCTTCAAGGATCTCCCGAAGGTCTGGATGCACGTCAGTGACGAACTCTATCACGCCCAGCGCGGCCCGGCCAAAGACGTGCACATCCTGGCGACTGCCTTTTCCTCCAAGGAAAGCGGCGGCACCGGTGTCCATGAGCCGATGGTCTGGTGGATCCCCTACGGCAAGGGAAAGGTCATCACCCTGGTCCCCGGTCATTTGGGAACCAACGACAAATACCCCACCACCTACGACTGCACCGGCTTCCGCACCGTGCTCCAGCGCTCCGTGGAATGGGTCGCCACCGACAAGGTCACAATCCCGCGGCCCAAGAACTTCCCGGACGCCGATAAGACCAGCGTGGTGCCCGAAGCGGTGAAGTAG
- a CDS encoding DUF7133 domain-containing protein, translated as MKSRILLLSLASVTAAHAQADKFPPMPAVQAQTPQQAAKSFELPPGYRMELVLSEPEITDPVVTAFDGNGRMFVAEMRTYMQDIDGNNQRKTASRISLHTDTNGDGTYDKHTVFVDNLMLPRMILPLGKGQIVVNETDSLDLYLYTDTNDDGVSDKKELWWAGGPRGGNLEHQPSGLVWAIDNGIYTTYNSFRLRWTPNGIKKEETKANDGQWGLNQDDLGNLYYVNAGGEKGPISFQAPVVYGMFNPQDQFADGFTELFPAVGVRDFQGGLGKVREPEGTLKSFSSGAGIEVFRGDQLPSELLGDVFFGEPVGRLVRRAKVSNNGGLKVLSNPYQEQKSEFLRSKDLCFRPINMTTAPDGTLYITDMYRGIIQEAAWVNPGSYLRKVVEQYQFDKVIGHGRIWRLVHTSTQKVKPPRMFDEPTAQLATHLASPNGWWRDTAQRLLILRQDKSVVPLLEKVAKQHKSPLTRLHALWTLQGLDAVTPELVRAKMADTDPGVRAGAIRVSETLFRKGDASFQKDIEKLAKDPDPNVALQACMTAKYLAWPDHMKLVSDTVLNSTAKGVKEIGATLMLPPGQKLTEYSDKERVVLKKGEEIYSTLCASCHGQNGLGLEIAGMKGHMLAPPLGGSKTININPKGGIYVLLKGLQGDIDNKKYEGLMISMASNDDEWIASVLSYVRNNFGNHGTFVSPSDVAQARKDTESRSSPWTYQELHAQLPQVIPSNKLKVTASHNGGEANRAIDGSAESRYTTNKFMEPGMWFQIELDAETPVIGLVLDTSGSANDYPRGYEVTVSKDGQEWSQPVAKGDSKNAITEISLDGTPKKFIRITQLGSAPGNFWSIHELRVLADPKK; from the coding sequence ATGAAATCCCGCATCCTTTTGCTGTCTTTGGCCTCGGTCACCGCGGCGCACGCGCAGGCCGACAAATTTCCGCCGATGCCTGCGGTCCAAGCGCAGACGCCGCAGCAGGCAGCGAAGAGCTTCGAGCTGCCGCCGGGCTACCGGATGGAGTTGGTCCTCAGCGAACCGGAGATCACCGACCCGGTAGTGACCGCCTTCGATGGAAACGGGAGAATGTTCGTCGCGGAGATGCGGACCTACATGCAGGACATCGATGGCAATAATCAGCGGAAAACCGCCAGCCGGATCTCCCTGCACACCGATACCAACGGCGACGGCACCTACGACAAGCACACCGTCTTCGTCGACAATCTCATGCTGCCCCGCATGATCCTGCCGCTCGGCAAAGGGCAGATCGTGGTCAACGAGACCGACAGCCTGGACCTCTATCTCTACACCGACACCAACGACGACGGCGTCTCGGACAAGAAGGAACTCTGGTGGGCAGGCGGCCCTCGCGGCGGCAATCTCGAACACCAGCCGAGCGGATTGGTCTGGGCGATCGATAACGGGATCTACACCACCTACAACAGCTTCCGCCTGCGCTGGACGCCCAATGGCATCAAGAAGGAGGAAACCAAGGCCAACGATGGGCAGTGGGGACTCAATCAGGATGATCTCGGCAATCTCTACTACGTCAACGCAGGTGGCGAGAAAGGACCGATCAGCTTCCAGGCTCCGGTGGTCTATGGGATGTTCAATCCACAAGACCAGTTCGCCGATGGATTCACGGAACTCTTCCCCGCCGTGGGCGTCCGGGATTTCCAAGGCGGTCTGGGCAAGGTGCGGGAGCCGGAAGGCACACTGAAAAGCTTCAGCTCGGGAGCCGGCATCGAGGTCTTCCGCGGCGACCAGCTTCCTTCGGAGCTTTTAGGCGACGTGTTCTTCGGTGAGCCGGTGGGCCGTCTTGTTCGACGCGCGAAGGTTTCCAACAACGGCGGGCTCAAGGTTCTCAGCAATCCTTACCAGGAGCAGAAATCCGAATTCCTCCGCTCCAAGGACCTCTGCTTCCGCCCGATCAACATGACCACCGCTCCCGATGGCACGCTCTACATCACCGACATGTATCGCGGCATCATCCAGGAGGCTGCATGGGTGAATCCGGGGAGCTACCTCCGCAAGGTGGTGGAGCAGTATCAATTCGACAAGGTCATCGGCCACGGTCGCATCTGGCGGCTGGTGCACACCTCGACCCAGAAGGTGAAGCCACCGCGGATGTTCGACGAACCGACCGCCCAGCTTGCGACCCACCTCGCCAGCCCCAACGGCTGGTGGCGCGATACTGCCCAGCGCTTGCTCATCCTGCGCCAGGACAAGTCGGTGGTGCCGCTGTTAGAGAAAGTGGCAAAGCAGCACAAGAGCCCGCTGACGAGGCTGCATGCGCTCTGGACCTTGCAAGGACTGGACGCTGTGACGCCCGAACTCGTCCGCGCCAAGATGGCGGACACCGACCCTGGAGTCAGGGCCGGTGCCATCCGCGTCAGTGAGACGCTCTTCCGGAAAGGCGATGCCTCATTCCAAAAGGACATCGAGAAACTGGCCAAGGATCCTGATCCAAACGTTGCGCTTCAGGCCTGCATGACCGCGAAGTACTTGGCATGGCCGGATCACATGAAGCTGGTCTCCGATACGGTGCTGAACTCGACTGCCAAGGGCGTCAAGGAAATCGGGGCCACCCTCATGCTTCCGCCGGGACAGAAGCTTACCGAGTATTCGGACAAGGAGCGTGTCGTCTTGAAGAAGGGAGAAGAAATCTACTCCACCCTCTGCGCGAGTTGCCATGGCCAGAATGGACTGGGACTCGAAATCGCCGGCATGAAGGGCCACATGCTCGCCCCGCCTCTGGGAGGATCGAAGACGATCAACATCAACCCGAAGGGCGGCATCTACGTGCTCTTGAAGGGGTTGCAGGGCGACATCGACAACAAGAAGTACGAAGGCCTGATGATTTCGATGGCGAGCAATGACGACGAGTGGATCGCCTCCGTGCTGAGCTACGTCCGCAACAACTTCGGGAACCACGGCACCTTCGTGAGTCCATCCGATGTTGCCCAAGCCCGCAAGGATACCGAGAGCCGCAGCTCACCGTGGACCTATCAGGAACTCCACGCCCAGCTCCCGCAGGTCATCCCGAGCAACAAGCTGAAGGTCACGGCCAGCCACAATGGAGGCGAAGCAAACCGGGCCATCGATGGCAGCGCCGAGTCCCGCTATACGACGAACAAATTCATGGAGCCCGGCATGTGGTTCCAGATCGAGCTTGATGCGGAGACCCCGGTCATCGGACTGGTGCTGGATACCAGCGGCTCCGCCAATGACTACCCGCGGGGTTATGAAGTCACTGTGTCGAAGGATGGACAGGAGTGGAGCCAACCGGTCGCGAAGGGTGACAGCAAGAACGCGATCACCGAGATCTCGCTAGATGGCACTCCCAAGAAATTTATCAGGATCACGCAGCTTGGAAGTGCTCCGGGCAATTTCTGGTCGATCCATGAACTCCGCGTGCTCGCCGATCCGAAGAAATAA
- a CDS encoding GNAT family N-acetyltransferase, translating to MTEVGKATLADGKRIAEIQIAGWKEGYRRILPDDFLDGLNPESRVPVWERFIRDKKGVMLVARSGSELTGFCHLISSRDEDGNGVAEIAAIYIDPDRWRSGCGKLLFAAAVASAVQQGFTAMTLWVLAENSRGRGFYEAMGMRADGAGKTVERPGCTLHEVRYRMELSR from the coding sequence ATGACCGAAGTCGGAAAAGCAACGCTCGCGGACGGGAAGCGAATCGCCGAGATCCAGATAGCCGGGTGGAAGGAGGGCTATCGGAGAATCCTGCCGGATGATTTTCTGGACGGGTTGAATCCGGAATCCCGGGTGCCGGTGTGGGAGCGATTCATCCGGGATAAGAAAGGGGTGATGCTGGTGGCGCGATCGGGATCGGAGCTGACGGGCTTTTGCCATCTGATCTCCTCGCGGGATGAAGACGGGAATGGGGTCGCCGAGATCGCGGCCATTTATATCGATCCAGATAGATGGAGAAGCGGATGCGGGAAATTGCTTTTCGCGGCGGCTGTTGCTTCCGCGGTGCAGCAGGGTTTCACGGCGATGACCTTGTGGGTGCTGGCCGAAAACTCACGTGGCCGCGGCTTCTACGAAGCCATGGGGATGCGCGCTGACGGGGCGGGGAAAACCGTGGAGCGTCCGGGCTGCACTCTTCATGAAGTGCGTTACCGGATGGAGCTATCGAGATGA